A stretch of Lepidochelys kempii isolate rLepKem1 chromosome 14, rLepKem1.hap2, whole genome shotgun sequence DNA encodes these proteins:
- the LOC140898038 gene encoding LOW QUALITY PROTEIN: uncharacterized protein (The sequence of the model RefSeq protein was modified relative to this genomic sequence to represent the inferred CDS: inserted 2 bases in 1 codon) → MLQAINTGEKTLQCFDCGENFNKRSDLNNHGRSHMGEKPSGCLESRNSLNWKSALITHQLNHTGERPHKCLDCGKKFVRRSGLIKHQKIHTGERPHQCLDCGKTFIQRSDLVKHQAVHTGERPHKCLECGKSFTERPTLLKHQVIHTGERPHKCLDCGKSFTWRSALVTHQRIHTGERPHKCLDCGKSFIQRSNLLNHQAIHTGERPHKCLNCGKSFTERSTLLKHQVIHTGERPHKCLDCGKSFTWRSALVTHQRIHTGERPHQCLECGKSFIQRSDLVKHQAVHTGEKPHKCLDCGKSFTERPTLLKHQVIHTGERPHKCLDCGKSFTWRSALVTHQSIHTGERPHKCLDCGKSFIQRSNLLNHQAIHTGERPHKCLDCGKSFTWRSALVTHQRIHTGERPHQCLECGKSFIQRSDLVKHQAVHTGEKPHKCLDCGKSFTERPSLLKHQVIHTGERPHKCLDCGKSFTWRSALVTHQRIHTGERPHKCLDSGKSFTERPTLLKHQVIHTGERPHKCLDCGKSFTWRPALVTHQRIHTGERPHKCLHCGKSFTERPTLLKHQVIHTGERPHKCLDCGKKFIRRSGLIKHQKIHTGERPHQCLECGKSFIQRSDLVKHQAVHTGEKPHKCLDCGKSFTERPTLLKHQVIHTGERPHKCLDCGKSFTWRSALVTHQRIHTGERPYKCLDCGKSFIQRSNLLNHQATHSGERPHKCLDCGKSFTERSTHLKHQLIHTGERPHKCLDSGKKLVRRFGLTKHQKIDTTDXPHQCLDCGKSFIQRSHLVKHQAIHTRWRP, encoded by the exons ATGCTTCAGGCaataaatactggagagaaaacaCTTCAATGCTTCGACTGTGGGGAAAACTTCAATAAGCGCTCAGATCTTAATAACCATGGGAGAAGCCACATGGGAGAGAAACCCTCTGGGTGTCTTGAGAGCAGGAATTCTTTGAATTGGAAGTCAGCACTGATTACACATCAGCTaaaccacacaggagagagaccccacaagtgcttagactgtgggaaaaaatTCGTTCGAAGGTCAGGCCTAAttaaacatcagaaaatccacacaggagagagaccccatcagtgtttagactgtgggaaaactttcatacagaggtcagaccttgttaaacatcaagcagtccacactggagagagaccccataagtgcttagagtgtggaaaaagtttcacagaaaggccaacccttcttaaacatcaggtaatccacacaggagagagaccccataagtgcttggactgtgggaaaagtttcacatggcGATCAGCCCTGGTTACACATCAGAGAAtacacacgggagagagaccccataagtgcttagactgtgggaaaagttttataCAGAGGTCAAATCTACttaatcatcaggcaatccacactggagagagacctcaTAAGTGCTTaaactgtggaaaaagtttcacagaaaggtcaacccttcttaaacatcaggtaatccacacaggagagagaccccataagtgcttggactgtgggaaaagtttcacatggagaTCAGCCCTGGTGACACATCAGAGAatacacacaggagagagaccccatcagTGCTTagaatgtgggaaaagtttcatacagaggtcagaccttgttaaacatcaagcAGTCCACACCGGAGAGaaaccccataagtgcttagactgtggaaaaagtttcacagaaaggccaacccttcttaaacatcaggtaatccacacaggagagagaccccataagtgcttggactgtgggaaaagtttcacatggcGATCAGCCCTGGTTACACATCAGAGTAtacacacgggagagagaccccataagtgcttagactgtgggaaaagttttataCAGAGGTCAAATCTACttaatcatcaggcaatccacacaggagagagaccccataagtgcttggactgtgggaaaagtttcacatggagaTCAGCCTTGGTGACACATCAGAGAatacacacaggagagagaccccatcagTGCTTagaatgtgggaaaagtttcatacagaggtcagaccttgttaaacatcaagcAGTCCACACCGGAGAGaaaccccataagtgcttagactgtggaaaaagtttcacagaAAGGCCATCCCTTCTTAAACATCAggtaatccacacaggagagagaccccataagtgcttggactgtgggaaaagtttcacatggagaTCTGCCCTGGTGACACATCAGAGAatacacacaggagagagaccccataagtgcttagactctggaaaaagtttcacagaaaggccaacccttcttaaacatcaggtaatccatacaggagagagaccccataagtgcttggactgtgggaaaagtttcacatggagaCCAGCCCTGGTTACACATCAGAGAatacacacaggagagagaccccataagtgcttacactgtgggaaaagtttcacagaaaggccaacccttcttaaacatcaggtaatccacacaggagagagaccccacaagtgcttagactgtgggaaaaaatTCATACGGAGGTCAGGCCTAAttaaacatcagaaaatccacacaggagagagaccccatcagTGCTTagaatgtgggaaaagtttcatacagaggtcagaccttgttaaacatcaagcAGTCCACACCGGAGAGaaaccccataagtgcttagactgtggaaaaagtttcacagaaaggccaacccttcttaaacatcaggtaatccacacaggagagagaccccataagtgcttggactgtgggaaaagtttcacatggagaTCAGCCCTGGTGACACATCAGAGAatacacacaggagagagaccctataagtgcttagactgtgggaaaagtttcatacagaggtcaAACCTACTTAATCATCAGGCAACCCACTCAGGAGAGAGACCTCATAAGTGCTTAGattgtggaaaaagtttcacagaAAGGTCAACCCATCTTAAACATCAgctaatccacacaggagagagaccccacaagtgcttagACTCTGGGAAAAAATTGGTACGGAGATTTGGCCTAACTAAACATCAGAAAATCGACACAACAGA ACCCCAtcagtgcttagactgtgggaaaagtttcatacagaggtcccaccttgttaaacatcaagcAATCCATACAAGATGGAGACCATAA